The sequence below is a genomic window from Ensifer adhaerens.
CGGTCTTCAGTGTCTCCAACCGGCGGGTGAGGCGGCGGGTGACGGGGAGCGCCACGAGGCCCAGCGCGGCCGCAATCAGCAGGATGATGAAGGCGACGTTCTGCCTGTGGGGTCCAAAGGGCTTGCGGCTGCGCGCCACGACCTTGAGGCCATCCGGCGTTTCGAAGGCGAAGGTGCGGCTGGCGGGACGAAAGCCGCGGGGATCGTCCGTCTGGACCGTCGGCGGCACGGGCCGTCCGGCATTGGCGATCAGGACGCCCTGTTTGTCATAAACGCTGATATCGGCATTCACGGTGTCCGACATGCGCCGCACGGCGCGTTCGAGATTGAAGTTCTCGCCCGGCGGCGGCAGCACGGAATCCAGGAAGGGGCCGAGGCGGGCGGCAAGCGGATCGCGCTGGTCGAACTTGCCGATGGCGGCGAAGGCGACGAGCACGAGGGCGACCAGCGCCAGGCCCATCAGCACCGTGGCATAGAACTGCAGGAAGAGGGAGCGGCGGATGAAATTCATGCGCCACCTGCGGGCGTCTGGTGGCGGGCGAAGAGATAGCCGGCGCCGCGCACGGTGATGATGCGGCGCGGATGCTTGGGGTCGGTTTCGATCGCGGCGCGGATGCGCGAGATGTGGACGTCGATGGAGCGGTCGAAGGCTTCCAGCTCCTCGCCCTTGACCATGTCCATCAGCTGGTCGCGGGAGAGCACCCGGCCGGCATTTTCGGCGAGTGCCAAAAGGAGATCGTATTGATAGCCGGTGATCTGGCGCTCCTCGCCCTCCACGCGGATCTGGCGGGCGCCACGGTCGATTTCCAGCGTGCCGAAGGTCAGGATATCGGCATCGCGGGCGCTGGTCATCGTGCCCTGGCTGCGGCGGAGAATGGCGCGGAGCCGTGCAA
It includes:
- a CDS encoding DNA-binding response regulator, OmpR family, contains REC and winged-helix (wHTH) domain gives rise to the protein MTADILIIDDDTRLTAMLEDYLRKQGFATRASATGKDGLAEIARTPPAVVILDLMLPDLDGFEVCRKVRATSDLPILMLTAKGEETDRIVGLELGADDYLPKPFSPRELLARLRAILRRSQGTMTSARDADILTFGTLEIDRGARQIRVEGEERQITGYQYDLLLALAENAGRVLSRDQLMDMVKGEELEAFDRSIDVHISRIRAAIETDPKHPRRIITVRGAGYLFARHQTPAGGA